From the Fibrobacter sp. UWR3 genome, one window contains:
- the tsaA gene encoding tRNA (N6-threonylcarbamoyladenosine(37)-N6)-methyltransferase TrmO produces the protein MDSLNLKIIARIKSDFPEKFGIPRQSGLAPALHSVIRFEPEFRNTDALRGLEGFSHLWLLWIFSENMRETWKPTVRPPRLGGNTRLGVFATRSSFRPNPIAMSCVKIEEIRLEGNDGPEIVVSGADLMDGTPIVDIKPYLPYADSVPNAAGGFAESRRYDNLQVEIAPEILGHIPGDKRDALIQVLEQDPRPHYHDDPERIYGIAFAGMNVKFKVAGKVLTVTGIDK, from the coding sequence ATGGACAGCCTGAACCTCAAGATAATCGCACGCATCAAGAGCGACTTTCCCGAAAAATTCGGGATACCCAGGCAGAGCGGGCTTGCACCCGCCCTGCATTCTGTTATACGGTTCGAACCCGAATTCAGGAACACGGACGCGCTCCGCGGGCTGGAGGGATTTAGCCACCTGTGGCTCCTCTGGATTTTTTCGGAGAACATGCGCGAAACCTGGAAGCCGACAGTGCGCCCGCCGCGCCTCGGCGGGAATACGCGACTCGGGGTGTTCGCCACCCGCAGTAGCTTCAGGCCGAACCCGATTGCGATGAGTTGCGTAAAAATCGAAGAAATCCGCCTTGAGGGAAACGACGGTCCCGAGATTGTCGTGAGCGGCGCCGACCTGATGGACGGAACCCCCATCGTAGACATCAAGCCCTACCTGCCCTACGCGGACTCTGTCCCGAATGCGGCGGGCGGCTTTGCAGAAAGCAGGCGCTACGACAACCTGCAGGTAGAAATCGCACCGGAGATTCTCGGGCACATTCCCGGAGACAAGCGGGATGCGCTCATCCAGGTTCTGGAACAGGACCCGCGGCCCCACTACCACGACGACCCCGAACGCATCTATGGGATTGCGTTCGCCGGAATGAACGTGAAATTCAAGGTAGCAGGCAAAGTGCTGACCGTAACCGGAATCGACAAATAA
- a CDS encoding sialate O-acetylesterase, with protein MNLKTLALAACAATAVYAAPDPNFHIYLAFGQSNMEGQGDVGQQDKTVDERFQVLWAANNGSCSGKTKGKWSTAVPPLAHCQGAKLGPTDYFGRTMVEKTDPQIKVGVIVVAVAGCSIKLFDKDQYASYAQSQQSWMTQRINEYGGNPYGRLIEMAKKAQEEGVIKGIIFHQGETDAGDGQWPSKVKGVYDNIVKDLGLGNDIPFLAGEVLRSGSSAGANQNIAKLPQQSKNFYVVSSEGFNQALGDGQNVHFTAQEYRDFGKRYAEKMIEVLGDKVKPVGTAAESSSSEAVVESSSSEAVVESSSSSRHHGWPSYSSSYIGTIDPTAIDVPQAQSRFIGKAVVNAGKVTIPVAMEKSPIVAKVFSMQGKAVLDFSDSFAGGSLGFDTARLPQGSYMLSVQVGSERSVQKVQIK; from the coding sequence ATGAATCTTAAGACTTTGGCGCTCGCAGCGTGCGCCGCTACGGCTGTATACGCTGCTCCGGACCCGAACTTCCACATCTATCTCGCGTTTGGCCAGTCCAACATGGAAGGTCAGGGCGATGTCGGGCAGCAGGATAAGACTGTCGACGAACGTTTCCAGGTTCTCTGGGCCGCCAATAACGGTTCCTGCTCGGGCAAGACCAAGGGCAAATGGTCTACTGCCGTGCCTCCGCTTGCGCACTGTCAGGGTGCAAAACTCGGCCCCACGGACTATTTTGGTCGTACCATGGTCGAAAAGACGGACCCCCAGATCAAGGTGGGGGTCATCGTGGTGGCTGTCGCCGGATGCAGCATCAAGCTATTCGACAAGGATCAATACGCAAGCTACGCCCAGAGTCAGCAGAGCTGGATGACCCAGCGCATTAACGAATATGGAGGAAACCCCTACGGACGCTTGATCGAGATGGCCAAGAAGGCCCAGGAAGAAGGCGTTATCAAGGGTATCATTTTCCACCAGGGCGAAACGGATGCCGGAGACGGCCAGTGGCCCTCCAAGGTCAAAGGCGTCTACGACAACATCGTCAAGGATCTGGGGCTCGGTAACGATATCCCGTTCCTCGCGGGTGAGGTCTTGCGCAGCGGTAGCAGTGCCGGTGCGAACCAAAACATCGCGAAGCTCCCGCAGCAGTCCAAGAACTTCTACGTAGTCTCTTCCGAAGGTTTCAACCAGGCTCTGGGCGATGGTCAGAACGTGCACTTTACCGCACAGGAATACCGCGACTTCGGCAAGCGCTATGCCGAAAAGATGATCGAGGTGCTGGGCGACAAGGTCAAGCCTGTCGGGACTGCAGCCGAATCAAGCAGTAGTGAAGCTGTCGTTGAGAGTTCCTCGAGCGAGGCTGTAGTGGAATCGTCCAGCTCTAGCCGCCATCACGGCTGGCCGTCGTACTCCTCTTCTTATATCGGTACGATCGATCCTACGGCAATCGATGTGCCGCAGGCCCAGTCGCGCTTTATCGGCAAGGCTGTCGTGAATGCGGGCAAGGTAACAATCCCGGTCGCGATGGAAAAGAGTCCGATTGTCGCTAAGGTGTTCAGCATGCAGGGCAAGGCCGTCCTCGACTTCAGTGACAGCTTTGCAGGCGGTTCGCTCGGGTTCGATACCGCAAGGCTCCCGCAGGGCAGCTACATGCTCTCCGTGCAGGTCGGTTCCGAACGCTCCGTGCAGAAGGTTCAGATAAAGTAA
- a CDS encoding lipocalin family protein gives MKKIFLTAIAAASLCFLSACSDDESEPTLEELCAAGLNEDCLVGTWNLNGIETMDGSQVWHNYGTAPSTLVITDDGKFEFTFTTSNVSEMASSGCGGTKTYGSWEILGASLKIKIGRSDCLITGQSYTLTPTLSVTNLNLNKVVFHENDMTDALTKANSTENFVRVMQ, from the coding sequence ATGAAGAAAATTTTCCTGACAGCCATCGCCGCAGCGAGCCTCTGCTTCCTTTCTGCCTGTAGCGATGACGAAAGCGAACCGACCCTTGAAGAACTCTGCGCCGCAGGCCTGAACGAGGACTGCCTCGTAGGCACCTGGAACCTGAACGGCATCGAAACCATGGACGGCTCCCAGGTATGGCACAATTACGGGACAGCACCGAGCACGCTCGTCATTACCGACGACGGCAAGTTTGAATTCACGTTCACCACGAGCAACGTTTCTGAAATGGCATCAAGCGGATGTGGCGGAACCAAGACCTACGGCAGTTGGGAAATCCTCGGCGCAAGCCTCAAGATCAAAATCGGGCGTTCCGATTGCCTGATTACGGGACAATCCTACACGCTTACACCGACCCTCAGCGTAACCAACCTCAACTTGAACAAGGTTGTGTTCCACGAGAACGACATGACGGACGCACTCACGAAGGCGAACTCTACCGAGAACTTCGTCCGCGTGATGCAGTAA
- a CDS encoding transglutaminase family protein has protein sequence MRRFSLREKAKTILLCAASLNLGLSSDLPWLGIIFVAAFIVLLFRYDALRVPVYRKSVAYGLIVPFAIWWVLSPEMEYGMSPWLVFIPAYYLLSLAYLQKRSLGNGGYDVFVLFNGVAVLLLSCFQASRYGVLLNVFALLLLLHAYARPGVKWWKHALFLLLFLGLSAISFGGLKYWQSHGHNRAERMADYYAKRHLMGFDPVVKLGSFESNFAGKYNREVVLRVWDTLAPKYMRAAVYEKYVGGIWKLPAHHDRMLYASRYKVDYAVFETRDSVSSADSTRPVWVQSSLDNFGFIFAPYHAVAVAAKNADSVEYFRPNIFKQGETRRGDWFYYMPTDSADPNSTHSGYGDVPDSAYLQVFAPLAGFLDTVAMEMGLDTLAEYPGLLKSVAYSDAIRSYFLNHFAYSLKVDESRAVAEGKIAPHSDPLRVFWATRSGYCEYYATLSVLLLRRAGIPARYVTGFARPEVEPGRPYALFRRNSSHAWVELFDGRWIPFDPTPPLFVVKMERPSWLDMKFEWVRARTARVFHVLRDGEWRLALNSWQDAVQNILSMAALYVVLGCIVLAVISFRFVRVLRRRKSNAGYAQSVQHWVKGLEAAEKSLARIGLVRHPGETVGAFLARCESEMPAGEEDSRVSRKMQARLQSAIQFLHEYEEQRWNQP, from the coding sequence ATGAGAAGGTTCTCCCTCCGCGAAAAGGCGAAGACAATCCTCCTTTGCGCAGCTTCGCTGAACCTGGGCTTATCTTCCGACTTGCCCTGGCTTGGCATTATCTTTGTCGCAGCTTTTATCGTTCTCCTTTTTCGCTACGATGCGTTGCGCGTTCCTGTTTACCGCAAGTCTGTCGCCTACGGGTTAATTGTTCCCTTTGCCATCTGGTGGGTGCTTAGCCCCGAGATGGAATACGGGATGTCTCCGTGGCTCGTGTTCATCCCCGCTTACTACCTGCTTTCGCTCGCGTATTTGCAGAAACGCAGTCTCGGGAATGGCGGTTACGATGTTTTCGTGCTGTTCAACGGTGTTGCCGTCTTGCTGCTCAGTTGTTTTCAGGCGTCGCGCTATGGAGTCCTGCTTAATGTCTTTGCGTTGTTGCTCCTGCTGCATGCCTATGCACGTCCTGGAGTCAAGTGGTGGAAGCACGCGCTGTTCTTGCTATTGTTCCTGGGGCTCTCGGCAATATCTTTCGGGGGGCTAAAATACTGGCAGTCGCACGGGCATAACCGTGCCGAAAGGATGGCGGACTACTACGCCAAGCGCCACCTGATGGGTTTTGACCCTGTGGTAAAGCTCGGGTCGTTCGAATCCAACTTTGCGGGCAAGTACAACCGCGAGGTCGTATTGCGCGTGTGGGATACTCTCGCTCCGAAGTATATGCGCGCAGCCGTGTACGAAAAATACGTGGGTGGCATCTGGAAACTTCCGGCACACCACGACCGCATGCTCTACGCTTCGCGCTACAAGGTGGATTACGCCGTGTTCGAAACCCGCGATTCCGTGTCGTCTGCCGATAGCACACGCCCGGTGTGGGTGCAATCCTCGCTCGACAATTTCGGGTTTATTTTCGCCCCTTACCATGCCGTTGCTGTTGCCGCGAAGAATGCGGATTCCGTGGAATATTTCAGGCCGAACATATTCAAGCAGGGCGAAACCCGGCGGGGAGACTGGTTCTACTATATGCCGACGGATTCCGCCGACCCTAATTCCACACATAGCGGTTATGGAGATGTGCCCGATAGCGCCTACCTGCAGGTCTTTGCTCCCCTCGCAGGCTTCCTTGATACGGTTGCGATGGAAATGGGGCTCGATACGCTTGCCGAGTATCCGGGTCTTTTGAAGTCGGTAGCCTATTCCGACGCTATCCGTTCCTATTTCCTGAACCATTTTGCGTATTCCTTGAAGGTCGACGAATCTAGGGCCGTCGCCGAAGGCAAAATTGCCCCGCATTCCGACCCGCTTAGAGTCTTCTGGGCGACCCGCTCGGGCTATTGCGAGTATTATGCAACGTTGTCTGTATTGCTGCTGCGTCGTGCGGGTATCCCTGCACGTTACGTGACGGGTTTTGCCCGCCCGGAAGTCGAGCCGGGACGCCCTTACGCACTGTTCCGCCGCAATTCTTCGCACGCATGGGTAGAACTGTTCGACGGTAGGTGGATTCCCTTCGACCCGACGCCGCCGCTTTTTGTAGTAAAGATGGAACGCCCCTCCTGGCTTGACATGAAGTTTGAATGGGTCCGGGCGCGGACGGCCCGCGTTTTCCACGTGTTGCGCGATGGGGAATGGAGACTTGCCCTGAATTCCTGGCAGGATGCCGTGCAGAATATTCTTTCGATGGCAGCCCTCTATGTTGTTCTTGGATGCATCGTACTTGCGGTCATTTCGTTCAGGTTCGTGCGGGTGCTCCGTCGCCGCAAGTCGAATGCGGGTTACGCGCAGTCCGTACAGCACTGGGTTAAAGGGCTCGAGGCTGCGGAAAAGTCGCTTGCAAGAATCGGGCTTGTTCGCCATCCCGGCGAGACTGTCGGGGCGTTCCTTGCCCGCTGCGAAAGCGAGATGCCTGCGGGCGAAGAGGATTCGCGCGTATCCCGAAAGATGCAGGCACGCCTGCAGTCTGCGATTCAGTTCCTCCACGAGTACGAGGAGCAGCGCTGGAACCAGCCATAA
- a CDS encoding DUF58 domain-containing protein → MRRFLSWFLGAIPRAPKRAGLLMRLYYVWGEYFTYPGRACAALFLFSIFAGAFAGFWAAWVFSGFVFLFFLSLVPSLFLTAKKTKVSGTISRIEHATEGENAYVSVHLQAGTAIDCVWASCSRMDPSLAGENSPEIRGLAAGETGELRACIRTRFWGAYRIPKVSLTVPEIKGMLCFPFRVGEAELLVYPRPKKLVAFPFLTAGQSGLAFVPLLMSNFMRGLDFAGVREYREGDSLRDLYYRAFARYGRPFTKEFEGERGAGVVLVIDTRARNLREKSLLEPMIRLAAGIGLWLVDRGILGRLFVCDDEISIAGTHAESALLETLARIPRAEIYSRGDARDKHAREKNAREKNAREPELWSPAARPMGPVLRVGLFAAADPLVSKQVVVCDKPAEPRDDTLLVPAENLDAGEVSL, encoded by the coding sequence ATGCGCCGATTCTTGAGCTGGTTCCTGGGTGCGATACCCCGTGCGCCCAAGCGTGCGGGACTCCTGATGCGCCTCTACTACGTGTGGGGGGAGTATTTCACGTACCCGGGCCGCGCCTGCGCCGCCCTGTTCCTCTTCTCGATTTTCGCGGGTGCATTCGCCGGCTTCTGGGCCGCCTGGGTGTTCTCGGGTTTCGTTTTCCTCTTCTTCCTCTCGCTGGTCCCGTCGCTCTTCCTCACGGCGAAAAAGACAAAGGTCTCGGGTACAATTTCCCGCATCGAGCACGCCACCGAGGGCGAAAACGCCTACGTCTCCGTGCACCTCCAGGCCGGAACCGCAATAGATTGCGTGTGGGCGTCGTGCTCCCGCATGGACCCGTCGCTCGCTGGCGAAAACTCTCCGGAAATCCGCGGGCTTGCCGCAGGCGAGACGGGCGAACTGCGGGCCTGCATCCGCACCAGGTTCTGGGGGGCCTACCGCATCCCGAAGGTTTCGCTCACCGTTCCCGAAATCAAGGGCATGCTCTGCTTTCCGTTCAGGGTGGGCGAGGCGGAACTGCTTGTTTACCCGCGCCCGAAGAAGCTTGTTGCCTTCCCGTTTTTGACGGCGGGCCAGAGCGGGCTTGCCTTCGTGCCGCTCCTGATGAGCAACTTTATGCGCGGGCTCGATTTTGCGGGCGTGCGCGAATACCGCGAGGGCGATTCCCTGCGCGACCTGTACTACAGGGCGTTCGCCCGTTACGGGCGACCGTTCACCAAGGAGTTCGAGGGCGAACGCGGCGCGGGCGTGGTGCTTGTAATCGATACGCGGGCGCGGAACCTGCGCGAAAAGTCCCTGCTGGAACCGATGATCAGGCTTGCTGCGGGAATAGGGCTGTGGCTTGTTGACCGGGGGATTCTCGGGCGTCTCTTTGTTTGCGACGATGAAATTTCGATTGCGGGCACGCACGCGGAAAGCGCGCTGCTCGAAACGCTTGCGCGCATACCCCGCGCGGAAATCTATTCGCGTGGAGATGCTCGCGATAAACATGCGCGCGAAAAAAATGCACGCGAAAAAAATGCCCGCGAGCCGGAACTCTGGTCGCCCGCCGCGCGCCCGATGGGGCCCGTGCTCCGCGTGGGGCTCTTTGCGGCTGCCGACCCGCTTGTGAGCAAGCAGGTCGTGGTTTGCGACAAGCCGGCCGAACCGCGCGACGACACCTTGTTGGTTCCCGCAGAAAACCTGGATGCGGGGGAGGTCTCCCTATGA
- a CDS encoding MoxR family ATPase — MVKRLLEALDSVLLGKHESVEMLVMALLADGHVLIEDVPGTGKTTLAKALAVAIGADFARIQFTPDLLPADVTGGAVYRANTGDFEIRKGPVFTQVLLADEINRASPRTQSALLEAMEERQVSLEGETHRLPELFFVLATENPVEFHGVFPLPEAQMDRFMVRLSIGYPTLETEMQILHGHREGTPLSRLEPVTNVQEILVARENVRKVHIDEALERYAVQLVQATRSDAGVRLAASPRAGLNLVKMARASAYVAGRDFVNPDDIQKVFYPVMEHRVFPKDAGEGASHRILEAIVREVKIPK; from the coding sequence ATGGTGAAGCGCTTGTTGGAAGCCCTCGATTCCGTGCTGCTTGGCAAGCACGAAAGTGTTGAAATGCTCGTGATGGCGCTCCTAGCCGACGGTCACGTGCTTATCGAGGATGTTCCCGGTACGGGCAAGACGACGCTTGCGAAGGCGCTCGCCGTGGCCATAGGGGCGGACTTTGCCCGCATCCAGTTCACGCCCGACCTGCTGCCGGCCGACGTTACGGGGGGCGCCGTGTACAGGGCGAATACCGGAGATTTTGAAATCCGCAAGGGTCCCGTGTTCACGCAGGTGCTGTTGGCCGACGAGATTAACCGCGCATCCCCCCGCACGCAGAGTGCGCTCTTGGAAGCGATGGAAGAACGCCAGGTGAGTTTGGAGGGTGAGACCCACAGGCTGCCCGAACTCTTCTTTGTGCTTGCGACGGAAAACCCGGTGGAGTTCCACGGGGTTTTCCCGCTGCCCGAGGCGCAGATGGACCGCTTCATGGTGCGGCTCTCCATCGGGTACCCGACTCTCGAGACCGAAATGCAGATACTGCACGGGCACCGCGAAGGCACGCCGCTTTCGCGCCTGGAACCGGTTACGAACGTGCAGGAGATTCTTGTGGCTCGCGAGAATGTGCGCAAGGTGCATATCGACGAGGCGCTCGAACGCTATGCGGTACAGCTTGTGCAGGCGACCCGCAGTGATGCGGGAGTGAGGCTTGCCGCAAGCCCCCGCGCAGGCCTCAACCTGGTGAAGATGGCGCGGGCTTCGGCCTATGTCGCGGGTCGCGACTTCGTGAACCCCGACGACATCCAGAAGGTTTTCTACCCGGTCATGGAACACCGCGTGTTCCCGAAGGATGCGGGCGAGGGGGCGAGTCACCGGATTCTTGAAGCCATCGTGCGTGAAGTGAAAATCCCGAAATAG
- the nadE gene encoding NAD(+) synthase, translated as MKVYIAQMNVVPGKPEENFKTMKAAVARAKKAGAEMVVFPDCAVSGNYEGLGSRNTEWSFQKACCDAENALQKLSKGIEILVGCSEEFDVCMYNHYVNGNMDGWEHDFEVYSGLQQFTLEKESEVDAVCGVFAKDNRKPVIYVNAVGTENSGKNIYALDGASRVYDANGKVAFRMEQFKAGEALVEIRNGKVKALPLNGKPAPKSAKPAERIAQIHDALVYMIRENLARFHIARMVIGASGGIDSAVSAVLYAEAIGPENVYLVNMPTRFNSDTTKNAARDLAKNLKTPYMVAPISDMLNAVCDSLDKCEFVRSDKKIKVEGLNYENLQARTRSASVLLTVASVLGAGVTCNGNKSEATAGYCTLYGDSCGVMCALGDLWKTQVYELARYINRKKEIIPKASIDIPASAELSEAMNVDEGKGDPIKYPYHDRLFAYWVDQNHGLEDTEKLLEKGTLCREIGADPKYFKKLFKTKADALEDMRAWHRRFRGIAVAKRIQFPPILSLSGMAFGGEYRESQGV; from the coding sequence ATGAAGGTTTATATAGCGCAGATGAACGTGGTTCCGGGAAAGCCGGAAGAAAATTTCAAGACGATGAAGGCCGCTGTCGCGCGCGCCAAGAAGGCGGGTGCGGAAATGGTAGTGTTCCCGGATTGTGCCGTTTCCGGGAATTACGAGGGACTCGGCTCGAGGAATACGGAATGGTCGTTCCAGAAGGCTTGCTGCGATGCGGAAAATGCCTTGCAGAAACTCTCGAAGGGTATCGAAATTCTGGTGGGTTGCAGCGAGGAGTTCGACGTGTGCATGTACAACCACTACGTGAACGGCAATATGGACGGCTGGGAGCATGATTTCGAGGTGTATTCCGGCCTGCAGCAGTTTACGCTGGAAAAGGAAAGCGAGGTGGATGCCGTCTGCGGTGTGTTCGCGAAGGACAACAGGAAGCCCGTAATCTACGTGAACGCGGTGGGGACCGAAAATTCTGGCAAGAACATCTACGCACTCGACGGCGCAAGTCGCGTCTACGACGCGAACGGCAAGGTCGCTTTCCGCATGGAGCAGTTCAAGGCGGGCGAGGCGCTCGTCGAAATCAGGAACGGCAAGGTGAAGGCTTTGCCGCTGAACGGCAAGCCCGCGCCGAAGTCCGCGAAGCCTGCCGAAAGGATTGCCCAGATTCACGATGCGCTCGTGTATATGATTCGCGAAAACCTGGCACGGTTCCATATCGCGCGCATGGTCATCGGTGCAAGCGGCGGTATCGATAGCGCGGTCTCTGCTGTCCTTTATGCGGAAGCGATTGGGCCCGAGAACGTGTACCTCGTGAACATGCCGACCCGCTTCAATTCCGACACGACGAAGAATGCGGCCCGCGACCTCGCGAAGAACCTGAAAACGCCCTACATGGTGGCCCCGATTTCAGACATGCTGAATGCGGTCTGCGATAGCCTTGACAAGTGCGAGTTTGTCCGTAGCGACAAGAAGATCAAGGTGGAAGGCCTCAACTATGAGAACCTGCAGGCGCGTACGCGTTCGGCATCGGTGCTCTTGACCGTTGCCTCCGTGCTTGGCGCCGGTGTCACCTGCAACGGCAACAAGAGCGAGGCCACTGCCGGCTACTGCACGCTTTACGGCGACAGTTGCGGCGTGATGTGCGCGCTCGGTGACCTGTGGAAGACGCAGGTGTACGAACTGGCCCGCTACATCAACCGCAAGAAAGAAATTATCCCGAAGGCCTCCATCGATATCCCGGCGAGTGCTGAACTCAGCGAGGCGATGAACGTGGACGAGGGCAAGGGCGACCCGATCAAGTATCCGTATCACGACAGGCTGTTCGCCTACTGGGTGGACCAGAACCATGGTCTCGAGGATACGGAGAAACTGCTCGAGAAGGGAACTCTCTGCAGGGAAATCGGGGCGGACCCGAAGTACTTCAAGAAGCTTTTCAAGACGAAGGCCGATGCGCTCGAAGACATGCGTGCTTGGCACAGGCGATTCCGCGGCATTGCCGTGGCAAAACGCATCCAGTTCCCGCCCATCCTTTCGCTGAGCGGGATGGCGTTCGGTGGCGAGTATCGCGAGAGCCAGGGCGTGTAG
- a CDS encoding NAD(P)-dependent oxidoreductase encodes MKVLVTGGAGVVGKALCRELQARGVCVRVLTLPGDTGVDLLPEGVEVVYGDVADYASIRPAFDGVDCVFHLAAILLSRDASAFERINAGGTRNVVSACQDSGVHRLLYVSSISVTYPVLTPYGASKLAGESVVRESGLDWTIVRPTLVIGDGGGVEFRMYADFVCRFPVYPLPGGGTARKKPVRSVDLVKGIAAAGLAPEAIGNTYALAGPEVMTMAGMAARILRTAGKRHLMVPLPWWIAKRLAVLRNWIGGRRVSAEQALAGFLYDAVPDIENARKDLDYNPEKAL; translated from the coding sequence ATGAAGGTACTTGTAACGGGAGGTGCAGGCGTCGTAGGGAAGGCGCTCTGCCGGGAACTTCAGGCACGCGGAGTGTGTGTGCGCGTCCTGACTCTCCCGGGCGATACCGGCGTGGATTTGCTCCCGGAAGGCGTAGAAGTTGTTTATGGCGATGTCGCCGACTACGCCTCCATCCGGCCCGCGTTCGATGGCGTGGACTGCGTTTTCCACCTGGCGGCAATTCTCCTTTCGAGGGATGCATCCGCGTTCGAGCGCATCAATGCGGGCGGAACGCGCAACGTGGTCTCTGCCTGCCAGGATTCGGGCGTGCATCGCCTGCTTTATGTCTCCAGCATTTCGGTCACCTACCCGGTGCTCACTCCCTACGGGGCAAGCAAGCTTGCGGGGGAATCTGTGGTAAGGGAATCCGGGCTCGACTGGACCATCGTGCGGCCGACCCTCGTGATTGGTGACGGCGGGGGCGTGGAATTCAGGATGTATGCGGACTTTGTCTGCAGGTTCCCGGTCTACCCGCTCCCGGGGGGCGGTACGGCGCGCAAGAAGCCCGTCCGGAGTGTCGACCTCGTGAAGGGAATCGCTGCCGCGGGCCTTGCTCCCGAGGCTATCGGGAATACGTATGCGCTTGCGGGTCCGGAGGTCATGACGATGGCCGGGATGGCGGCGCGCATCTTGCGTACCGCGGGAAAACGCCACCTGATGGTTCCGCTGCCCTGGTGGATTGCGAAAAGGCTTGCGGTACTCCGGAACTGGATTGGCGGGCGGCGCGTTTCTGCCGAGCAGGCGCTGGCCGGATTCCTCTACGATGCAGTTCCTGACATCGAAAACGCGCGAAAAGACCTCGATTATAACCCGGAAAAGGCTCTCTAG
- a CDS encoding DnaA ATPase domain-containing protein has product MNLSASPWQSVLDYVRSQCNDFGMAILDTVSYEGMEEGIVCLSVPDKFRETWLNSHYGSLLRKAFASVMGSAFVDYRVILRAVSAPVPEMKFTPAKPAVKRPAAPARPRKNRALGSPMYARYTFDNFVVGSCNSTAYKACLAAAENPGDKGMNPLLVFGASGLGKTHLLQAVAAKLVQDRPEFRVVYRQAYDFLRDTVSVFEAAKAKNWELRDKLAERFQQLYSKCDVLVIDDIQLLKKSVYCQEFLAKTINKMRNEGKLVLLSSDRKPASFKRLAEGARPSNDSDVAELTSALLNHLENCVAVGVDQPDLNTRMGVIRQKSERLPFASDDREEICRFLSIPPRANFRLIEGTLNWLDAMHSLNGVELSLYCVKQLLVSPQNDGATLTLKNISETVAASFNVDMVVLTSKRQDRGASIPRKVAMFLCRELTSETEIEVGKIFNRDYSTVIAAIRSLVSMMESDAALARRVQDLRYMLET; this is encoded by the coding sequence TTGAATTTATCAGCGTCGCCCTGGCAGTCCGTGCTCGACTACGTGCGTTCCCAGTGCAACGATTTCGGCATGGCCATACTCGATACCGTGAGTTACGAAGGTATGGAAGAAGGAATCGTCTGCCTGTCTGTTCCTGACAAGTTCCGTGAAACCTGGCTAAATAGCCACTATGGTTCCCTTTTGCGCAAGGCGTTTGCAAGCGTCATGGGTAGCGCGTTTGTCGATTACCGCGTGATCCTCCGTGCTGTGTCCGCACCTGTTCCCGAGATGAAGTTTACGCCGGCAAAGCCTGCGGTAAAGCGTCCGGCGGCACCTGCGCGCCCGCGCAAGAACCGTGCACTCGGTTCCCCGATGTATGCGCGCTATACGTTCGATAACTTTGTCGTGGGCTCGTGCAATTCTACGGCATACAAGGCATGCCTCGCCGCGGCCGAGAACCCGGGCGACAAGGGAATGAACCCGCTGCTGGTTTTCGGTGCATCGGGCCTCGGCAAGACCCACCTCTTGCAGGCGGTGGCGGCGAAGCTCGTGCAGGATAGGCCCGAGTTCCGTGTCGTCTATCGCCAGGCGTACGATTTTCTGCGCGATACGGTTTCGGTGTTCGAGGCGGCGAAGGCGAAGAACTGGGAACTCCGCGACAAACTGGCCGAAAGGTTCCAGCAACTTTATTCGAAATGCGACGTGCTCGTCATCGACGATATCCAGCTGCTCAAGAAGAGCGTCTACTGCCAGGAATTCCTCGCGAAGACGATAAACAAGATGCGTAACGAGGGCAAGCTGGTGCTGCTCTCGAGCGACCGCAAGCCTGCATCGTTCAAGCGACTTGCCGAAGGTGCGCGCCCGTCGAACGATTCCGACGTGGCCGAGCTGACCTCCGCCCTGCTGAACCATCTCGAGAACTGCGTGGCGGTGGGCGTCGACCAGCCCGACCTGAACACGCGTATGGGAGTCATCCGCCAGAAGTCGGAACGTTTGCCGTTCGCAAGCGACGACCGCGAAGAAATCTGCAGGTTCCTCTCCATCCCGCCGCGTGCGAACTTCCGCCTTATCGAAGGGACGCTGAACTGGCTCGATGCGATGCACAGCCTGAACGGCGTGGAACTGAGCCTGTATTGCGTGAAGCAGTTGCTTGTGTCCCCGCAGAATGACGGTGCGACACTCACGCTGAAGAACATCAGCGAAACGGTCGCCGCTTCGTTCAATGTCGACATGGTGGTGCTCACGTCGAAGCGCCAGGACAGGGGAGCCTCCATCCCGCGCAAGGTGGCCATGTTCCTCTGCCGCGAACTCACAAGCGAAACCGAAATCGAAGTGGGGAAGATTTTTAATCGCGATTATTCCACGGTAATCGCCGCCATAAGGTCCCTTGTATCCATGATGGAATCCGACGCCGCGTTGGCGCGAAGGGTACAGGACCTCCGTTACATGCTGGAAACCTGA